Genomic segment of Salvia hispanica cultivar TCC Black 2014 chromosome 2, UniMelb_Shisp_WGS_1.0, whole genome shotgun sequence:
TAAGAGAACTTTGAACTATGCTTTCATTGTGGCCTTCAGCTTTTCATTTGGTTGACCTTAACATACCACAATTAAATCTAAAGCTAGAAGgttatgtaaaattttaaggAGTCAATAATGCGAAACTAAAGGAATGAAGCCCCACTACAACTTTAAGTAAACAAGGacccaaattttaaaacatacGTAAATAGTTAAGGAACCGTTTATAagttatttctaaaaatgataCAGACCTTTcgttattttaacacaaatatCAACATCATCAcggaaaaaacaaaaataaattatgataacaTCTTCAAACTGAacaaaaaagagaatatataaAGCATAACATGGCAGGAAAAATCATGTGTTTCAAGTCAAAAGTTATTGATAGAATGATTAAgatcaatatatattaaacaaCTTAGAAGTTTGAACTTGATCAAGACCAAACAACAATAACAAATATGACTATcacttaaaaaaaaggaaaagaaacaACCACTGATAAAGTTAATGAGTGGAATTTGTGGGTGGGTACTTGCTTAACACTCATTCTAACCTCCTTAATAATCATTAATCAATCAAGTAATCAATAAAGATCCAGTCTCTAAATGGTCAAACATTAACATTATACAACTTCCAAACTATCATTGCTACCAAATTCTATCTTATTATTTTGCACAGTAGGTAGTATCCATGACTTCATGTTCAATTTGCCTTTAgagaagtgaaaaataaaattgcagaATATTTCTGAGTGAATGGTGGATTAATATCACAACAACTTCCATTAAGTTATGCCATTTCTGATGCAATAGTTATGTCATTTCTAATGTAAATTAGTTATGAACTAATCATGGAAAGTAAGTAGATAGAGGAAAATATGGCTCAATCTAGCATGTGAATAATCTGATTCATtacaattttcatttgatatGTGAATACTAGTGTGACACAATCTTCCCTAAccattttgaatttgaacatGGACATTTGCATGTCATTTGTTGTTCTAAGTTTGTGTTTGAGTATCATCATTGGAAAAATCAGGGTCAGCAGGCTTGTCCATCAAGGCAGTAATGATCTCCATCTGCGAGGCATTCCTCAAGCTCCGAACGGATGAAGCATAAACCGCGAATTCGGGCTGCAACGAGCTCTCCCTGGCCTTGAGCGCCGCGACCTCCTTCCTCCTCTTATACCTAAACCAGGCCGCCTGGATGAAGCACGCGCCCCACGTCCTCCACTGCTGCGAGTGGAATCTAAACTTATGCTTCAACTGCTTGTTGTGCAGCTTCCTGAACTGAGACGTCACGAACTTCACATCGTCCGCCCCCAGCGCGAACGCCTCCACCTCCGTCATGGCCCTCACCGTTCGCGTCGACGTTGGGAGGAGGACGTTCGGCCGCCTGCACAGACCCCAGCTCAGCAGCTCCTCCCCGCAAAACTCTCCCGATCCTAATTGACAAGAGTTAAAAAAGCCGGTCCTGCCCCCGTTGGTCGTGTAGGAGTCAAGGCGCCCACGGAGGATGAAGAGCATTTCCACAACAGGGTCCCCCTCCCGGACCAGGCAGGTCCCTGGGGTGCACAGGATGGGCTTGAGCCTCTCGCATATCGCATCCAGGCTCAGCTCGTCCACCTCCTCGAACAGGGCAACCTGTTTATTCGTTACGAAATAAAGCAGGAGAGAAAATGATACCACTTAGTTATAAAATAGATAGGAAGGGAAAACTGACTCTGCGAACGAGGTCGAGGCAGAGATGGTGTTTGATGTCACGGCGGAGATCAGGGGGCAGACCTTTGAGAATAGCTTCCTCATCGACACCTCGGGTTGTAACCCATCTATACAGATCATAACTGCGCACCCTCTGCTTCATCTCGTGCGGGAGTTGCCTATGATGCATCCATTTCTCAGTGTCGATCCGTCTAACCCTCCACTCTTCCAACCGCGCAGTTGAAGATTGGAGGTATGCCTGTTGTTCAATAAGTACTTAGTGATCATACAATAAGATTAATAAAAGTGAATCAACTTACTTGCATATTGCCTATGAGCAATGCAAAGAGCACCAATCCAAGAATGGCAATGGCTATGGCAAAATTTATCTCTCCTATATAACTAGTTGTAAGTAGATTCTGTCCAAGAGAGCTGGGAAATGTACAAGTATACAATCAAATCCCAAGATAAGTTTGAGGTTTCATTGACTGATGAATGAAACAGGAGAGCATACCTTAGATTTCTTAGTCCCCACCAAAAACagtaggagtatttgttaAGGAAGCTCGACTTGGCAACTCGATGAAGCAGCGCGTCGCCATAGatcccaaaatcataaaattcgGTGCCTGCACCGCACATTACAGTAATATTGCTGGATGCAAACCACCATCTTCTCTCAGGATCACCGGCTGTTTTGCAGTCGAAATACAAGTAGTGACACTTGGGCTGAGCATCGCAGACGCTCTTCCAACACATTTCTTGCCTCTCGATCGACAACAGGTACCAAAGGGAACCAATCACCTGCAATAAATCCAACAATCATCAAACTCTATATTCAACactctcttcttctctaagctagtggagtagtataaaaCTTACATGGCTTGCCAGCATAAAGAGCATGAGATTGAAAGCTGCACCCGCCCAAGCTGCTTCCACCACCACACCAGCAGTCGTGATGATCTTAGACGACAGCGGGAAAACAAGATATAGCCTCAACACAAACTGAACTATGATCGTCACACGGAGCCCATGTTTTGCACCGATCACATTTGAGCCTCTCAGGAATGGGATCACAACCCATATCAATAACTAGGAACACCAATATGTTATCACATATTACTACCCAATAAGAAAAGTTTTTGAGGGgaattaatcaaatattacTACCTGTGGAAGAGGCAGAGCGGCTAGTAAATCAAACCAAAAGTCTTTACGAAGATATCTTGAAGCGATCTTTGAGGAGTCGATAACCAGCTCACCCCTCCCAAATATGCGAGAGGAAGGGGCAGTGTAGGCCGTTCTAAACCGGACAAAAATGTGAATGACATAAGATGCATCGAGGATGCAACGAGTGAGTGTGAGGGCTATCTCGAGGGGGATGGATGCTTTCATGCAGGCTTCTTCCTCGACATTGGGCAAGTAGAAGAAGAGAGGGTCCACAAACAGGGATATGAGACATGAGATTAGGAAATATTTATTCCATGCGCTTAGAAAAGTTCCTCGCGGATCAAATATCTTCTTTTGCACTATTTGGTAGTCCTCGGAGAATACTCTCGAAAGTTTCTTCTTGCTGCATTGCATCTCGCCATTGTACTTGCTGGGCCCGGTTTCAATGTCATCCTGAAATCTAAACaatattcatcttttgaaACAGATCATACTGCACACTAAAACAAGATTTGGAATACCTTAGAGATTTCGCGCCCGAGCTGCGCATGATTGTTGAAGAGAAGTAAGAATCAAATACGCTCTCGCTAAAGTTTCACTGACAGCTTCCAAATATAATCTCAACATATAGATATAGCATCTAgtgcatatatataatgaaggAGAGTATAACaagtaaaacaaaatcaagcatTCAAAAAAGGAGATTGAGACTAATTTCCAAAACATGACAAAATGTTGTTGATTCTCTTGTATCGAATCAATGACATTTCAGTTGACCATCTCTAATACACACCAAGAGCCAGAATATCTGAGTTATGCAATTTAACATATACAAACAAGACAAGGAATCCTATGTTTTGATTAGCAACCATCAAGTAAATGCTATCATTCCTGCAGATCCTTTGATCACTGAATCTCACCGTAGCATTATTACCATCTACAGAGCCTCTGCTTCGGTTACTCAGTGACTGTGCCTACGATTAGCGTTAATATTGAGAGATTACGTTTCAGCCTAAACCAAAGAGAGAACGCGGTAATAGTATACATCCGTTTGTGCATTGAGTAATTGAGGCTCATCTTTGTTTCGATCTAAACCAAAGTGAAGGCACAAAATTCCATAACTTGAAGAAAGAACACAAGTGCAATATTGTATGTATTGTCCATCttgatat
This window contains:
- the LOC125205799 gene encoding protein CNGC15b-like encodes the protein MRSSGAKSLRFQDDIETGPSKYNGEMQCSKKKLSRVFSEDYQIVQKKIFDPRGTFLSAWNKYFLISCLISLFVDPLFFYLPNVEEEACMKASIPLEIALTLTRCILDASYVIHIFVRFRTAYTAPSSRIFGRGELVIDSSKIASRYLRKDFWFDLLAALPLPQLLIWVVIPFLRGSNVIGAKHGLRVTIIVQFVLRLYLVFPLSSKIITTAGVVVEAAWAGAAFNLMLFMLASHVIGSLWYLLSIERQEMCWKSVCDAQPKCHYLYFDCKTAGDPERRWWFASSNITVMCGAGTEFYDFGIYGDALLHRVAKSSFLNKYSYCFWWGLRNLSSLGQNLLTTSYIGEINFAIAIAILGLVLFALLIGNMQAYLQSSTARLEEWRVRRIDTEKWMHHRQLPHEMKQRVRSYDLYRWVTTRGVDEEAILKGLPPDLRRDIKHHLCLDLVRRVALFEEVDELSLDAICERLKPILCTPGTCLVREGDPVVEMLFILRGRLDSYTTNGGRTGFFNSCQLGSGEFCGEELLSWGLCRRPNVLLPTSTRTVRAMTEVEAFALGADDVKFVTSQFRKLHNKQLKHKFRFHSQQWRTWGACFIQAAWFRYKRRKEVAALKARESSLQPEFAVYASSVRSLRNASQMEIITALMDKPADPDFSNDDTQTQT